One window from the genome of Aricia agestis chromosome 6, ilAriAges1.1, whole genome shotgun sequence encodes:
- the LOC121728316 gene encoding septin-1, producing MSSENKNFSNLETPGYVGFANLPNQVHRKSVKKGFEFTLMVVGESGLGKSTLVNSLFLTDLYPERVIPDATEKTNQTVKLDASTVEIEERGVKLRLTVVDTPGYGDAIDNTDCFRSIIQYIDEQFERFLRDESGLNRRNIVDNRIHCCFYFISPFGHGLKPLDIEFMKQLHNKVNIVPVIAKADCLTKKEVQRLKTRVLEEIEREGIKIYPLPDCDSDEDEDYKEQVRQLKAAVPFAVCGAGQQLEVRGRRVRGRLYPWGVVEVENPEHCDFIKLRTMLITHMQDLQEVTQEVHYENYRSERLARNGQVPKRHTSTESGLSETDSNGVMNGSNEEERDRALREKEAELRRMQEMLEQMQRQMQMQAAANTGA from the exons ATGTCCAGCGaaaacaaaaat TTTTCGAATCTAGAAACACCGGGCTATGTTGGTTTTGCCAACCTTCCAAATCAGGTGCATCgtaaatctgtcaaaaaaggttTTGAGTTCACATTAATGGTGGTCGGTGAAAGTGGGTTGGGCAAATCCACACTGGTGAACTCTCTATTTCTGACTGACTTGTATCCTGAGAGAGTCATACCTGATGCTACTG AGAAGACCAACCAAACCGTAAAATTAGATGCATCAACTGTGGAAATTGAGGAAAGAGGAGTAAAACTCCGTCTGACTGTGGTGGATACGCCTGGCTATGGAGACGCCATTGACAACACTGACTGCTTCAGG TCAATAATTCAATACATCGATGAGCAGTTTGAACGATTTTTGCGCGACGAAAGTGGACTCAATCGTCGTAACATAGTCGACAACCGAATTCACTGCTGCTTCTATTTCATTTCCCCATTTGGACATGG ACTGAAGCCACTGGACATAGAATTTATGAAACAATTGCACAACAAGGTGAACATAGTTCCAGTCATTGCTAAGGCTGATTGTCTCACTAAGAAGGAGGTGCAGCGTCTTAAGACCAGA GTTTTGGAAGAGATAGAAAGAGAAGGTATCAAAATCTACCCACTGCCTGATTGCGACAGCGATGAAGATGAAGACTACAAGGAACAG GTCCGTCAGCTAAAGGCGGCGGTGCCGTTCGCGGTGTGCGGCGCGGGCCAGCAGCTGGAGGTGCGGGGGCGGCGCGTGCGCGGCCGCCTGTACCCCTGGGGCGTCGTCGAGGTCGAGAACCCCGAGCACTGCGACTTCATCAAGCTGAGGACTATGCTCAT CACGCACATGCAAGATCTACAAGAGGTCACGCAAGAGGTTCACTACGAAAACTACCGGTCCGAGAGACTCGCGCGCAACGGACAAGTTCCCAAGCGACATAC CTCAACTGAGAGCGGCCTGAGCGAGACAGACTCTAACGGCGTCATGAACGGCTCCAATGAGGAGGAGCGCGACAGAGCACTGCGGGAAAAG GAGGCGGAGCTGCGGCGCATGCAGGAGATGCTAGAGCAGATGCAGCGCCAGATGCAGATGCAGGCCGCCGCCAACACCGGCGCATAG